From the Penaeus vannamei isolate JL-2024 chromosome 20, ASM4276789v1, whole genome shotgun sequence genome, the window TGGCCAAGAAGCAGGCGGTGTAGAGAGCCATTTCGAGTTCCGGCGTCACGCCCACGAAGATAGAGCCCACGGGTTTCGGTTGGTTCAGCCACACGAAGCGCACCTTGATGATCTTACCCTGGGGGCCGAAAGGTTGTcagtagtcgtagtagtggtaATACTAGTTGTAttagttatttatcattattgttattatgattattattatcaatattattattattatcatcaatattatgatcatgatcatcaacgTTTCTACAAAGTTTTTAGTCGGGAATGAagcagggacggagggaagagatggctgaagagaatatatatttgaatggaggaaaatatatataaagatgcgaAAGgctaatttttgttattttaaagcATTACTGTGCATTTCGCACATATCTTATAactacaaacaaacgcacatgaaGACACACCTACCCACATATACATGCAAGTGCGAGCAAGAGCGCGCGAGCGCGTATGTATAAAACCGTAAAATAttaaaattccaaaaaaaaaaaaaaaaaatcaaaagcgctcagagagcgcatacctgaGCCAAGGTAATgttgtcactgatgcaataaaaatattcactcgctttcactctttctcaagtacactggtgacgcccATAAACTCTATCTCCTTGGTGGTggtaatataagtaatgataataatggttacctAAACTGCAGTCATTTTAAAAAATTCTGGATCCGTTCCAGAAATAAAACGGCATCTTGAGTTGATAAAATTGTGTTTAATGACTTTtagagttatcctgttaaccaacttacaaactaaccaacgccaccaaaaacacaacctcctCGACGTTAACTAAAAACCAAACGCCAAACAACGCCACCAACCTTCCCGTTCAGATCCACGAGCCTGATGTAGCCCTTGTAATCCaggtcgccctcctcctcttccttcctgaaATTCTGCCAGTTGTGCAGCCCGGCGACCTTCCCACCCTTCAGCTCGCCGACGAACACGTGCTCGAACCCTGAGGAGCTGACCCTGCTCCCTCCGCGCTTGTACTGAGTGAACCAGATGTCCTTCAGCGTCGTCCGGAGGCTGCCGCTGATGATGTctggaaggggggcggggaggataaggataaggccgATATGTGGAATTGAAGGCCCTATCACATTAGCATTtattccgtcaatttctggggttccgtctgaatttgaggctttccgcaaggatcgtctgcaaacggaacgcctctcagaccaagacggttacgaccgtttccgtctgactaatttccgtgttgatcttgtgctattaacaaATTTGATAGGATgaatgaatgtaaacataagttaATGTTTACATTCGtatttacaatatacatcatcatatttccttAAGATAACgtaatgtgtatgtgaatgttcgtgtgattcccgggacctcactccgatagcgccatgtttgtttacatgattttcatacggagctcattcggaaacgcaaaaaattgacggaaaaagcgctagtgtgatagggccttgagCCTCGCTGTGGGGGGAAACCGGTATGTGCCGACTTAttccgactcgatcaacgtgtcagCTAATGCCGACGtgacagagcttagtcctcacTGCCCAGTCACAGCGGTaacctcggatgagaggccgacgcgttaccactgtactaaccCGGAGgctggggggcggtggggggggggggtgaggtcatCGTCCTCGCTTtcgcttgttttcttttgttcttcgctCTCTAgttctatttttctctgtatctatgtatctatctcactctccacacacacacacacacacacacacacacacacgcacacacacacacacacacacacacacacacacacacacacacacacacacacacacacacacacacacacacatatgtatatatatatatatatatatatatatataaatatacacatacacacatacatatacatacatatatgagtgtgtgcgtgcatgtaataTGAACACAATCAAAagcagtaacgtgtacacaaaaatgaaaatgcaaacagCCACagtcagaaatgaaaataaacagtaaGAACTGTGGTGGTTTTTAttttcaaacacacgcacgcacacacacacacacacacacacacacacacacacacacacacacacacacacacacacacatacatacatacacacacacacacacctatacatacacacatacatgtactgtgcgtttataaataaatcaattgattgctataaaaataggtatagaccctatatatctatttctttataaatatgtcttcatatatatatatatatatatatatatatatatatatatatatatatataaagagagaggagagagagagagagataatggtctacagatatgtctatatatgtatgtatatcatatatatatatatatatatatatatatatatatatatatatatatatatatatatgtgtgtgtgtgtgtgtgtgtgtgtttgtgtgtgtgtgtgtgtgtgtgcgtgtgtgcgtgtgtgtgtgtgtgtgtgtgtgtgtgtgtgtgtatgtgtgtgtgtgcatgtgtatgtgtgtgtgtgtgtgtgcatgtgtgtgtgtgagtgtatatgcgtgtgtgttcgtgtgtgtatatatatgtgcgtgtgtgcgtttatgtatatatatatatatacatatctcatatatatatctatatctctatatatatctatatgtatattttatgtatatgtatatttatgtttatatatatatatatatatgtatataaatatgtatgtatatatatatatatatatatatatagtgagagagagagagagagagagagagagagagagagagagagagagagagagagagagagagagagagagagaatgacagatataTATGAGAACATGCGTActcatatatcatgtgtgtgttcgaaacatataattacatacagtTTTAGGACTGACTCCAGAAAACGAGCGACTTACTTTTGCGCTTGAGGTTCCTCTCGAGGGTCTGCATGACCGCTGTCCTCATGAGGGCGTCGAGGAACTGATCTTCCTCACTCTTCTCGGCGTTGGTATATACCTCTCGACTGGTGACTTGGGGTTCGTAGTTGTCCAGGAGGCTTTGCATCAGTCTTACCGTCTCTTTGTCCATAGTAGCCGCAGGGACGCTGCCGAATAATCtgttagagaaataaagaattagaCGAGAAATATTTGAACAAAGTGTAATGGTTATAAGTCTTGATTATGTCATTATAAGTCTTGATTATATCATTTGTTTAAGGGTGCACATTTCGATGcgttataaatgtttttatttttttctcttctcttatcatcttatttttgctataaactaataaataaaagtatgacCGCTCTCTCTTACAAAAAAAAGATTACAAGCGTTTGTTACACCCAAGTACCAAACCAACCTTTCCATATCCTTAAAATACACGAAAACCAACAGCCAAAAGAAGGTAAAATACCTCAAGGTCCAAataagtacttctatagaccttgacGTACCTGGTCTTGAATTACAATAGATACAATGACTTACGGGTTTGCCGCCAAGTCCCTCGTTGCGGCGCCGGAAGTCTTGCCCTGCTCGTTGAGGGTGGGCTGCTGGACGCCCGTGTCCACGCGAAGCAGCTCCTCAGAGAGCGTGTGGAGTTCCGCTTTGGTGAGGAGGCTGACGCGGGAACCTCCGGGCCTGCTACCCGCTGCCGTGACCAGAGTGCCAAGTtaggtttcgttttgttttgtctttgtatgtTGTATGGCTGTTATATATTAAGTTATGAGGGTGTGTGGTGTACAGGTATGacatggtgtgtggtggtgaggATAAAAGGTAAAGAAGATTTATTGTGGGGATTTATGGGTGCCGATGTTGTTAAAATGACTGCATCGTTGTTGAAATGTTTTTAAAATGACTGCATCGTGGTTGAAATGTTATTAAAATGACTGCATCGTTGTTGAAATGTTAAAATCCTGCATCGCATCAAAGAGGCAATTGTACACTGAAAAGTCAAATATTTAAACGTTTTCGCTAAACGTTGGGATCTGATGCTCTTGTGATATGAATGAAGCGTCATGTCATGAGTTATTCGAGAAAACAATTAATCTTTATCCTTGATTCTGGTCTTGGATTCACACAtgactcattttctctttttttcttcttttttgtgtgtgcctgtctgtctttctatattaGTTTATAAAAttaaccattttctttctctttttttgtgcctgtctgtctctctgttctagTTTACTGAATTAATTCCACTTCCATTTCCTTCTACATTTTtttgtgtctgcctctctgtctgttctaGTATACTTAACTCCATTTTACTTTCCATGAGTCAGACACAGTCATCGCACCTGCACCTACCGAGCTGAATCATACACCGACTGACGACTTCGACACCTCGCACCACCGACGCAGCGCTACGTACCTTCCGAAGGTCCCGCGGCCGTGACTGCAATTATCTCGGGCTCGACGGCGGGCGGGATGGTCGTGGTGGTGCTGCTCCGCCCACACCCGCGCGTGCCTGTTCGGGGCGACGTGGCTTGCGTCAGGAGGGCCTCTGATTACTTCAGATTTGAacgatgtggatgtggatggtcGACAGGACGTGGGTAATCAACAGGTGACATTGGACGTGGGTAATTAATAGGTGACATTGGACGTGGGTAATCAAGAGGTAATATTGGACGTGGGTAATTAACAGCTGACATTGGACGTGGGTAATCAACAGGTAACATTGGACGTGGGTAATCAACAGCTAACATTGGACGTGGGTAATTAACAGCTGACATTGGACGTGGGTAATCAACAGGTAACACTGGACGTGGGTAATTCACAGGTGACATTGGCGTGGATAATCAACAGGTAACATTGGCGTGGGTAATTAACAGCTGACATTGGACGTGAGTAATCAACAGGTAACATTGGACGTGGGTAATTAACAGGTGACATTGGACGTGAGTAATCAACAGGTAACATTGGACGTGGGTAATTAACAGGTGACATTGGACGTGGGTAATCAGCAGGTAATAACAGACGTGGATAATAAACAGGTAATATCGGACGTGGATAATCAACAGGTAATAACAGACGTGAATGATCCATATGGTAATAATGGATATGGATGGCCACCAGGTAACTTTAGACGTAGACCAACAATTAACAGGTACGGGGATACAGAACACAATCTCGTCGGATAACACGGTTTCCAAACAGCACAAAAGACTCGATTGAAACACGGTTTACGAACAAGACGAAAGACTAGACCGATAAATGGTACACAATGAACACGACAGACAGGACACAGACCACACATCTTACGAGACGAAGGTTTACAGACAGCACACACGTTAAGAAAAAGGACACACAACATACAGTTGACAGAGGCTCTTCATTTTTCAAAAACACATAACTTTTAACAAACGAGACGGTACAGGGAAACACAGCGATAAAACACAGTGGAAATGCCATACACGGACATGGAACTTTTAGGACCACTTGACACAGAAGGTACATGATATGCAAATTAAACAGATGTAGAGTAAGAAAATTGTCATATTTATGGTGGGATGTCACCATCTCATATGTGTTGGTGAACAAGAGCAATGAGTGTGGGTGACGGTAGATAAATGCAACACTAATTAATACATATGGAGATGTGAACATGAATAAACTAAATATAATCAAATCAATACATGGAAACACGATACATAAAAATttagtaatgtgtatatatgatatgtgtgtgaatatgcatacgtTAATTGATAATTAATAAGTGACATATTCGAatgctacagaaaaaaaatatatatatatatatattttttttttttacaaaatagtGATATCCTGGAAGGCACATACAAAATGCATGTAATCTATAAAATTCTTGGAATATGAGATACACGTATAATGTCAAATCTATTTTTGCgtgaattttttcttcttcttctttttttttttttttttttgggggggggggtattttagttttttttcatttatattgagTTAATTAGCTTTTAAAAAAATTGATCACCCAAATTCAGAGACTATAGTTTTGTATTTTCCTAAATCCAATTGACCTAATTAAAATATCCTCGGAATTTGATGCTGCAGTTTAGGCAGTCATATGAAACACctcccacaaaaaaaatatataatatatatattggcgAGGCATAAAAATAACTGTGTAATAACATATACCAAACTTTTATTTAAATTTGATTCGtcatcagtccctcctcctccacctactctgaCCTTGCTTCATAACACATGTGACCTAAAACATGAATATAATAGTTCCTTGATAAGTAGGTTTACGATTAGGAAATTATTACACTTTTTGATAGCTGTCTATAGATTTTATGTTTATAGCAATTGCAGGAAACTTCCCTTGCTTCTTTGGTAgtaacatatatctacatgttgcAATCGCAGAGGAAGTAGatcatgtataaaatatgtatattgaaatatgaaataatagtTCTAATGATCTACAGTTATTTGAAGGGTTGTTTCACATTTCAAGAAGTCTACTACGAagcatactgatttttttttttcattctttagttTGTTATTGCAATTTGAGATTTGACCCTGATTTGACCCTGAGAAATTAATCTTTATTCATGGCTATCATAGAGTATTTTTGTCACAGGTAACCAATCGACATTACTGTGTATCCATATTACTTTGTCGTACCTGATTGAATTTCTGTCAATTCATCAAAACTTTACCCATCAAGCTATTTCCTAATTTACTGGAAGACAATTCCAAACACCAGCTGGTCATACCAACTGTTTACCGGACAGCATACCTCGATAAATATTAATGCCTCCTTGGGTTACAACATTACGCTACTGCCAACACTCAGAAGCCGTATACTCACCTGCCACGGCGCATAGCAATAAGGCACAGATTAGTCTCCCCTCCATGGCGTCCTGCAGGAGAGCACGGCGATCTTTTGGCACAACGGAGGCTGAGGACTGACTGGCCGAAGCTGGAGCGAGTTGGTCCCGTCGCCACAGCCCGCCCAGGGGTGGAGTTGCCCTTGGGACGGATCTTCCACGCTTAATCGACTACCTTCCTCCGCTGCGTTGAATTCGAGGCCACGAGGAGAAGCTGCCATGTCTCGGCGTCTCTCGTTGAGGAATGAAGGTCCTCGTGGGGTGccagcgcttcgccttgtacggGAATTGGGTATTTCTGTTATGCGGTAATCCGGACCGCTTTCGTTTTCTCGACGCGATAAGGTGCTGGATGTAAGTGAAAATAGCTCTTAAGCTCCGCGGTATAAAGTAGTGTTTCCTGTGAGTTAATTGTAGGTTGGATCGTGCTTTGAATAGATGACAATGCTATACGACCTGAAACAGTTGCCTGGTATGACCATTTGTTTATATCAATTTACTGAGGGCAAAATTCTGTGAAAACTATGATGCGGAACTAAAAATAGATTTGTTTTAGCATCTACAGGTCATTGCACCGAAATGgacaaaataacaatagtgatttaCAAACAAAGTCTTTGATATTCGATTTTAACCTAGATCTCATATCCTA encodes:
- the LOC113818642 gene encoding endoribonuclease CG2145 isoform X2 — protein: MEGRLICALLLCAVAAGSRPGGSRVSLLTKAELHTLSEELLRVDTGVQQPTLNEQGKTSGAATRDLAANPLFGSVPAATMDKETVRLMQSLLDNYEPQVTSREVYTNAEKSEEDQFLDALMRTAVMQTLERNLKRKNIISGSLRTTLKDIWFTQYKRGGSRVSSSGFEHVFVGELKGGKVAGLHNWQNFRKEEEEGDLDYKGYIRLVDLNGKGKIIKVRFVWLNQPKPVGSIFVGVTPELEMALYTACFLAKPDSRCPVKLNNKEFNIQTWSIKLRGKSVIGSAYPDI
- the LOC113818642 gene encoding endoribonuclease CG2145 isoform X1, with the translated sequence MEGRLICALLLCAVAGTRGCGRSSTTTTIPPAVEPEIIAVTAAGPSEAGSRPGGSRVSLLTKAELHTLSEELLRVDTGVQQPTLNEQGKTSGAATRDLAANPLFGSVPAATMDKETVRLMQSLLDNYEPQVTSREVYTNAEKSEEDQFLDALMRTAVMQTLERNLKRKNIISGSLRTTLKDIWFTQYKRGGSRVSSSGFEHVFVGELKGGKVAGLHNWQNFRKEEEEGDLDYKGYIRLVDLNGKGKIIKVRFVWLNQPKPVGSIFVGVTPELEMALYTACFLAKPDSRCPVKLNNKEFNIQTWSIKLRGKSVIGSAYPDI